A single region of the Selenomonas sp. oral taxon 920 genome encodes:
- a CDS encoding ATP-binding protein, translating into MHPSPMIELMQYPLAVPMVTLLYTAVHILPVNLIRLYIFRRYLRFAPLPIIAGLLLLTGIEAAIQIEAVTVFSRRIAFPFLFFIFFYLLAMTRVPIGKQICILIPPGLFWFAMQTVIYAVEDACPIFDVPFLLSGLCTIACLPIAVPLFLYYGRTIAAPLLADDSFDAVWTPLAWLGMLILVLTILLSPFNDLRTHTALFVRLSGAVGGFCCIGLALYAMNARLRQRALREQAAREAEMAAVTRQNAARMEENDRTTRTFRTQFTEMIAAARAMLAQGDTAGIERLMGDAASLIQTRCAPVCANETVNILVGYWQPIFERLGVQTAYRIEVGAENPIAPLDLTAILGNLLRNAAEALERVAPDAPRILRLALVHQGDTLFLTADNSYDGELRYDAEEHLLSSKRGYTERGIGMESIRASLEHYGGTMEIAAEGELFAVSIVLQATADSAANGAPTRTDGCEEGGRS; encoded by the coding sequence ATGCACCCATCGCCGATGATCGAACTCATGCAGTATCCGCTTGCCGTACCGATGGTAACGCTGCTGTATACGGCGGTTCACATTCTGCCCGTCAACCTGATCCGTCTCTACATCTTTCGCCGCTATCTGCGTTTTGCTCCGCTGCCGATCATTGCGGGGCTGCTCCTGCTCACGGGGATCGAGGCCGCCATCCAGATCGAGGCCGTCACGGTATTTTCGCGGCGCATCGCCTTTCCGTTTCTCTTTTTTATCTTCTTCTATCTGCTCGCGATGACGCGCGTGCCGATCGGCAAGCAGATCTGCATTCTCATCCCCCCGGGGCTGTTCTGGTTCGCCATGCAGACGGTGATCTACGCCGTGGAGGATGCCTGTCCGATCTTCGATGTGCCGTTCCTGCTCTCGGGGCTTTGCACGATTGCCTGCCTCCCCATTGCTGTGCCGCTTTTTCTGTACTATGGGCGCACGATCGCCGCACCGCTGCTTGCGGATGATTCCTTTGATGCGGTATGGACGCCGCTCGCATGGCTGGGCATGCTGATTCTGGTGCTCACGATCCTGCTCTCGCCGTTCAATGATCTGCGGACACATACGGCACTCTTTGTTCGTCTGAGCGGGGCGGTCGGCGGTTTCTGCTGCATCGGTCTGGCACTCTATGCCATGAATGCGCGGCTGCGTCAGCGTGCACTGCGCGAACAGGCTGCACGCGAGGCGGAGATGGCGGCGGTCACGCGTCAGAATGCGGCGCGGATGGAGGAAAATGACCGCACGACGCGCACTTTTCGCACGCAGTTCACAGAGATGATTGCTGCGGCGCGGGCGATGCTCGCACAGGGAGACACGGCGGGCATCGAGCGGCTGATGGGCGACGCCGCATCTCTGATCCAAACACGCTGCGCGCCCGTCTGTGCAAATGAGACGGTGAATATTCTCGTCGGCTATTGGCAGCCAATCTTTGAACGGCTCGGCGTTCAGACGGCATACCGCATTGAGGTTGGTGCGGAGAATCCGATTGCCCCGCTCGATCTGACGGCGATCCTCGGCAATCTGCTCCGCAACGCCGCCGAGGCACTGGAACGCGTCGCGCCCGATGCCCCGCGCATCCTGCGTCTCGCACTCGTTCATCAGGGGGACACGCTCTTTCTGACGGCAGACAACAGCTATGACGGAGAGCTGCGTTACGATGCAGAGGAGCATCTGCTCTCGTCCAAGCGCGGCTATACCGAGCGCGGCATCGGTATGGAGAGCATACGCGCGAGTCTGGAGCACTATGGCGGAACAATGGAGATTGCGGCGGAGGGCGAACTCTTTGCTGTCTCGATTGTACTGCAGGCGACGGCGGACAGCGCGGCAAACGGCGC
- a CDS encoding glycosyltransferase family 8 protein yields MAYEIAFGVDTGYVKYAGIVMTSIAAENAGEEIGFHLVCDGIAEADIVRLQAFRADFPRTDVHIYDARAALDAIPFPNGIPHERINRSVFTRILMPELVPQELTRILYLDADTLCVGRLAGLYAHDLGTAPLAAAREGDGARKAQRIGMRGTDYFNAGVMLIDLARWHSMRLTARVLDAWRTHGASFPLLEQDALNYVLDGDFAVLEKHHVRLMDAFAPWDVDFAAEHTIWHFLNEGKPWIRYADPRVREPYWQVVRDSPWRGLTPSEPWETRIAYLAGCHAEQAEDYPAAAQYFHAAAERLMEFYLEHTHSMGKTDKEN; encoded by the coding sequence ATGGCCTATGAAATTGCGTTTGGTGTAGACACGGGCTATGTAAAATACGCGGGCATCGTCATGACCTCCATTGCCGCGGAGAATGCGGGGGAGGAGATTGGCTTTCATCTTGTCTGCGACGGGATTGCGGAGGCGGACATCGTGCGGCTGCAGGCATTCCGCGCCGACTTTCCGAGGACGGATGTCCATATCTATGACGCACGCGCGGCACTCGATGCCATTCCGTTTCCCAATGGGATTCCGCATGAGCGGATCAACCGCAGCGTATTCACGCGGATTCTCATGCCGGAGCTGGTACCGCAGGAGCTGACGCGGATCCTCTACCTCGATGCCGACACGCTCTGCGTCGGGCGGCTCGCCGGTCTCTATGCACACGACCTCGGCACGGCGCCGCTCGCTGCTGCCCGTGAGGGCGACGGCGCACGCAAGGCACAGCGCATCGGCATGCGGGGGACGGACTACTTCAATGCGGGCGTCATGCTCATCGACCTCGCGCGCTGGCACTCCATGCGGCTGACCGCACGCGTCCTCGATGCGTGGCGCACGCATGGTGCCTCGTTCCCCCTCCTCGAACAGGACGCGCTCAACTATGTTCTGGACGGGGATTTTGCCGTACTCGAAAAGCACCATGTGCGGCTGATGGATGCCTTTGCGCCGTGGGATGTGGACTTTGCGGCGGAGCATACGATCTGGCATTTCCTCAACGAGGGGAAACCGTGGATTCGCTATGCCGACCCGCGCGTGCGTGAGCCTTATTGGCAGGTGGTACGAGACTCGCCGTGGCGCGGCCTTACGCCGTCCGAGCCGTGGGAGACCCGCATCGCCTACCTCGCGGGCTGTCACGCCGAGCAGGCGGAGGACTACCCTGCGGCGGCGCAGTATTTTCACGCGGCGGCGGAGCGGCTGATGGAGTTCTATCTGGAGCATACGCACAGCATGGGAAAAACCGATAAGGAGAATTGA
- a CDS encoding LytR/AlgR family response regulator transcription factor, with amino-acid sequence MKIAVLDDNPNDLHTLCMTLDTICSDHMPRPMIRAFTDDKKFLAHMSSARADIVFLDIYLGERTGIRTAQILRSFNTNCAIIFVTTSREHAVEAFGVTAAHYLIKPVTEAGVREALSRTPFFKKDRPTITLTIDYTEERVPIENIRYVDADGRRCSFHLTDGTTLSPYMTLARARELLDAMPMFLSCHRSLLVNMDYIHQLTADGILLADGTLLPIATRRSSEVEHSYRAYMLKKMRAGFSS; translated from the coding sequence ATGAAGATTGCGGTGCTCGATGACAATCCGAACGATCTGCACACGCTCTGCATGACACTCGACACGATCTGTTCGGATCATATGCCGCGCCCTATGATTCGCGCGTTCACGGATGATAAGAAATTCCTTGCACATATGTCCTCCGCGCGCGCCGACATTGTCTTTCTCGACATCTATCTGGGCGAGCGCACGGGCATCCGTACGGCACAGATTCTGCGCTCCTTCAATACAAACTGCGCGATCATCTTTGTGACGACGAGCCGCGAGCACGCGGTCGAGGCATTCGGCGTGACGGCGGCGCACTATCTCATCAAGCCCGTCACGGAGGCAGGGGTGCGCGAGGCACTGTCGCGCACGCCGTTCTTCAAAAAGGATCGTCCCACCATCACGCTCACGATTGACTATACAGAGGAGCGCGTCCCCATCGAAAACATTCGCTATGTCGATGCGGACGGGCGCCGCTGCTCGTTCCATCTGACGGACGGCACGACACTCTCTCCCTATATGACGCTCGCCCGCGCACGGGAGCTGCTCGATGCCATGCCGATGTTCCTCTCCTGCCACCGCAGTCTGCTGGTCAATATGGACTATATCCATCAGCTGACTGCGGACGGCATTCTGCTGGCGGACGGCACACTCCTGCCGATTGCGACGCGCCGCAGCAGCGAGGTCGAGCACAGCTACCGCGCCTATATGCTGAAGAAGATGCGTGCGGGATTTTCGTCATAG
- a CDS encoding autotransporter outer membrane beta-barrel domain-containing protein: MKPNAKEKQMRLRAQTALALTLGMGILPAAAHAAPITSSQTYTADTTETRDVEITGGTITVEGIDQDTPPSHHANRTATLTGNVRIINPSGNVLEALSHGDGTEDWTGILTVNPNGTKRVQLHGDILVGRPDNPTERGGYVNLYLSGRDSYFAGGIKDVTGNPPSTRGGVRLVLSNGATWYPKADSYALAAPNDLGQTRNGGTWSSDSNKPLGFHLSANGGAINMAFAAPTTPRAAAAGQRTLTFANTGASLNGATFRISTDLTNGRADQVILNGVSSNNHYHLQVAYDPGMNAFPAETDYEISHPSQIKIFESSNPNDTYDTPEYKTRKAVAAGLLQQDFTVRPTTTESQAGGKKTVYITKIAGRAMTPTDGPALTAADLLMDMALAQLSAWRGENNDLHRRMGALRAGGEPGAWVRGYGGRNEFGSYPTTGRYSGVQAGIDRAVPLKDGTLFTGIAASMMNGSAHNRDLDGSYRSHFFGAYGSYMGKRGDYIDAIVKYGRMTNDATAVFDGTAYTGGYGVNGWNISVEYGRRMPLRDHFYWTPQAELNYGHIGGASYTMRAGSMAGAHIDSDAVTSLIGRIGAQIGYEDERGTVYLKLGFLHEFKADLHMRAAYGSTSIDRSYSARDSYFEYGVGFARRVGRADLYGELSRTAGADAISEKWKANLGVRVEF; the protein is encoded by the coding sequence ATGAAGCCGAATGCAAAAGAGAAACAGATGCGCCTGCGTGCGCAGACCGCGCTCGCGCTCACACTGGGCATGGGCATCCTGCCCGCAGCGGCACACGCTGCGCCCATCACATCATCCCAGACCTATACCGCCGATACGACAGAGACGCGTGATGTGGAGATAACGGGCGGAACGATCACCGTGGAGGGCATCGATCAGGATACTCCCCCGTCACACCATGCGAACCGTACGGCAACCCTCACGGGGAACGTCAGGATCATCAATCCGTCGGGCAATGTCCTTGAGGCGCTCAGTCACGGGGATGGTACGGAGGACTGGACGGGGATTCTGACGGTCAATCCGAATGGAACGAAGAGAGTGCAGCTGCACGGCGATATCCTCGTTGGCAGACCCGATAACCCCACTGAGAGAGGCGGCTATGTCAATCTCTATCTGAGCGGCAGGGACTCCTACTTTGCGGGCGGGATTAAAGATGTAACCGGTAATCCGCCGAGCACGCGCGGCGGCGTGCGCCTCGTACTCTCGAACGGGGCGACGTGGTATCCGAAGGCGGACAGTTATGCGCTTGCTGCCCCGAATGATCTTGGTCAGACGCGTAACGGCGGCACATGGTCGTCGGATTCGAACAAGCCGCTCGGCTTCCATCTCTCGGCGAACGGCGGCGCGATCAACATGGCGTTTGCCGCGCCGACCACGCCGCGTGCGGCTGCCGCAGGACAGCGCACGCTGACCTTTGCGAATACGGGAGCGTCTCTGAACGGCGCGACCTTCCGCATCTCTACCGACCTCACGAATGGCCGCGCGGATCAGGTCATACTGAACGGCGTGTCGTCGAACAATCACTACCACCTGCAGGTTGCCTACGATCCGGGGATGAACGCGTTCCCGGCCGAGACGGACTATGAGATTTCGCATCCGTCGCAGATCAAGATATTCGAGTCAAGCAATCCGAACGATACATACGATACACCGGAGTACAAAACGCGGAAAGCCGTTGCGGCGGGACTGCTGCAGCAGGACTTCACCGTAAGACCGACGACCACGGAATCGCAGGCGGGCGGCAAGAAGACCGTGTATATAACGAAGATCGCGGGCAGGGCGATGACGCCAACCGACGGCCCTGCCCTGACCGCCGCCGATCTCCTCATGGATATGGCGCTCGCCCAGCTGAGCGCATGGCGCGGCGAGAACAACGATCTCCATCGGCGCATGGGCGCGCTGCGTGCGGGCGGGGAGCCCGGCGCATGGGTGCGCGGCTACGGCGGCAGGAACGAGTTCGGCAGCTACCCCACGACGGGGCGCTACAGCGGCGTACAGGCCGGCATTGACCGCGCCGTCCCGCTGAAGGACGGCACCCTCTTTACGGGCATCGCCGCCTCGATGATGAACGGCAGCGCACACAACCGCGATCTCGACGGCAGCTATCGGTCGCATTTCTTCGGTGCATACGGCAGCTACATGGGAAAGCGCGGCGACTACATCGACGCGATCGTGAAATACGGCCGCATGACGAATGATGCGACCGCCGTCTTTGACGGCACGGCGTACACGGGCGGCTACGGCGTGAACGGCTGGAACATCTCCGTCGAATACGGGCGGCGGATGCCCTTGCGCGATCATTTCTACTGGACGCCGCAGGCAGAGCTGAACTACGGACATATCGGCGGCGCTTCCTACACAATGCGCGCGGGCAGCATGGCGGGCGCACACATCGACAGCGATGCCGTCACCTCCCTCATCGGGCGCATCGGCGCGCAGATCGGCTATGAGGATGAGCGCGGTACCGTCTATCTGAAGCTCGGCTTCCTGCATGAGTTCAAGGCCGACCTCCACATGCGCGCGGCGTATGGATCGACCTCCATTGACCGCAGCTATTCGGCGCGGGACAGCTATTTCGAGTACGGCGTAGGCTTTGCGCGGCGCGTCGGCAGAGCGGATCTCTATGGCGAGCTCAGCCGCACGGCGGGCGCAGATGCCATCAGCGAGAAGTGGAAGGCGAATCTCGGCGTGCGCGTCGAGTTCTAA